The genomic DNA GTTTTGTTGGTCTTGCTTTTCCCACTGCAATTAGTTTATACCTTTTAAGAAACATAAtgacatgattttgaaattgaTGCATGTGTTGATATTTTTATAGATAACGTAAttttttccaacttatttttattttttcacttttttctaaagttttgattttaaaatataaatttttaaatattttctaatttaagatttatgaactaagataattgtatttaataatcatttgttttaattcatttaagtaaaaaaactTCCGATttataagtaaatttatccaaatacttatagaacttataaatatttatcaacttatcacttatttcgcacttaatcattttaagtcataaaaataaaaatgcattAGCCCCTTACACTTTAACAACTTCTTCTTTTGCAAGATTACTTAGTAATGATATTGCCTCGGTCCTTTCATGTCCTTTATATTGGTGTACGGGGGATGattattgttcaattaattaattaattcaaataatatAACAGGTATGGAGCTGTGTTCAAAACTCACATTCTAGGAAGCCCTACAATTGTGTGCATGGATCCAGAGGTGAACAAGTACATTCTTTTGAATGAAGCCAAGGGACTTGTTCCTGGCTATCCCAAGGCTATGAATAATATCTTAGGGAAAAACAATATAGGTGCTGTTCATGCCTCTCCTCACAAAATTCTGAGAGGCTCACTGCTTTCACTCATAGCTCCTACCCTCATCAAAGACTCGCTTCTGCCTAAAATCGACAAAACTATTCGTTACGTTGTTAATGGTTTGGATGGTAAAACTATTGATATTCAAGAAAAAAGTGAAGAGGTAATTAGTACTCGCTATCTCTTGTGATGGTAGTGATTTTGAGCTATTCCTGTATTGCACTTAATTTATGACACTCGCGATATTGTTCTTTGTTTCCAGATGGCATATTTGGTGTCCTTCAGCCAAATTTTTTCTAATATTGAACCAAGTTCTTCATTATATAATGTACTCAAGTCAGAGTTTGATAAGTTGACACTTGGAACCTTGTCCTTGCCAATTCACTTTCCTGGTACAAACTATTATAAAGGACTCAAGGTAAACATCGATTATTTTGATATTGTTGTGCTCTCTGTTGTAAAAATAATGTGATCTTATTCGGAAGTGATGTTTGTGTTTTGCAGAGTAGTAAGAATATCTTGAGAATCGTGAGCAAAATCATAGAGGAGAGGCGAGTCGCTTCAGCCCCGCCTCTCAAGGACCAGCTTAATGAGCTTTTAGGAATTATAGACTCAAAGTATGAGCTTAGTGATGAAGACGTAATCAACCAGATAATCACATTGCTCTATTCGGGATATGAAACTGTCTCAACTACTACAATGATGGTGCTTAAGTATCTTCATGATCATCCAAAAGCTCTTCAAGAACTTCGTGTAAGGCACATTTTATATAATTCACACAACAATCTTAATGCAATCTTCTTTTTATAGAACTTCCGTTTTTTTCAACTCTTGCAGGACGAACATTTCAGGATTCGTGAAGGTAAAAAGCCTGATGAACCAATTAAGTGGGATGAGTACAAGTCCATGACCTTCACGCGTGCTGTAAGCTCTTCTATAGTTTTATCCTTTGCATTTCAACACTGTGTATAATTAAAAGGGTCAAACAAACGATGTTTTGGTTTCCAGGTGATATTTGAAGCCACAAGGTTGATTACCGTTGTCAACGGGGTCTTGCGAAGAACAATAGAAGATGTAGAGTTAAGTGGTAAGTGTTTTATGCTTAACCAAGGGagaataatattttttaaaactagTCATGACAATCCAATTTTTTGACAGGGTTCGTCATTCCTAAGGGCTGGAAAATATATGTTTACACAAGGGAAATAAACTATGATCCATTCCTCTACCCAGAGCCTTTTACCTTCAATCCATGGAGATGGATGAAGGTTATAATCTATAACAACTTTTGTTTCTGAAAGAAAATACAGTATTTGAAGAGCTATGATTTGTATGATTAATGGCAGGATAAGAGCTTGGAGTCGCACAAGTACAACCTGTTATTTGGAGGAGGAACCAGGTTATGCCCCGGAAAAGAGTTGGCAATTGTCAAAATATCTCTATTCCTTCACTACTTTGTTACTAGCTACAGGTGATAATCTATCTTAGTCCTTTATCTGAAACAAAAAATATATCTAATTCGACATTATCTGAGGTAGACAGTTAGTGCTCATAGGGACGGATACATAATTTTGTCTTTCTTCCCCAAATAAATATTGAGAAGCGCccttatatttttaaattttgcaGATAAACATTCATATTTTTGTAATACTCTAAAACAAGTTTAGGGGCACATGTCCTCGTACCCTTACTAGATCCGCCCTGCACTCAATAAACTCACTCGTGGACATGTTTGGTCTACCGACTACCATGCATACTTATTATGAATGCAGTATCATAGTTGCACTCTAAGTATGTTGTTGTGTTGAAAACAGGTGGGAAGAAGTTGGGGAACAGAAGATATTGAGGTTCCCAAGAGTACAAGCTCCAGACGGACTGAAGATAAGGGTCTCTGGCTACTAAAGTTGCTACTGCGATATAATATTTATAGGTTGCAGACTCTCGAGTTGTAACTTGTAACTTCCAATCGTGTTTAAGAATCCCTATCATTGATGATATGAATTGTTTTAATATTAAGACTCTTTTTTGGATATTTTCTGTATACCATAAATTAAATTTAATCCCAAGTAACCTGTAGCCTAATGCTTCATTTCAACAAATTTATACTTCACATTTCAGATATGCCATTGGTAGCTCTTCCAACCACAGTATATTACATCTGGTGTTAACTGGCAAAATAAACGTGATGCCATAAAGTCATATATATGAGAGTAACAAACACCATATTTCAAAAAATGAAATAATTACAAAAACCAGATTTTCTTGTTCTAACTTCTGACATCTACACTTACATTTTAAATATGATTTTTTGACAAATTATCCGGATAAATGAAAACCTTTGTTAAAACAAAACAATAAGTAATTGTATGTATCAAAATTGTTAAATTTTTTTAGAGACAAGTCCtctcaaatcaattataatatttttttaataaaatttatagagTTACCGTCCTATTTTCCTTATTTTAATACATATtagtttttcaagaaaatatattttaacagAAAAAATTAAGAtcgaaaaaaataaaaaataaaaacaaaactaacaTGCGTACAATTTACATATATATGTgtacaaaaaaaacaaaaaaaaacagcgaacaaaaaacaaaaataaatagtAAAAACGTGTGTGTACAAAAACataaacaaaaaaataaaagtaaaaagtaaAAGGAAAAAAGATTAAGTAATACAAGTATACAATAACTCGGCTGCTGTGCATACAAAACAAATAACAGAAGTAAAAGGTTATTCGCCTTTATTCGGCTGTGAACCGCGGTTCAAAAGACCGTTTTATTCATCTTAATCGCCAGCGTTCACAGTGACTGATGTATAGTGTGTCATGGTGGGTCTTAGGACACAccattaaatttttttttttttaaatatctaCAAAACAGGTTGGTTAGAATAATATAATTAGTCCTACTTATTTCTTCCCACCCTCCCGAGTCCATCTCCGACAGATGTCTCTGTCGCCTCTCATGTCGCCTCATGTCGCCTCACATGTCGCCTCTCATGTGTCAAGTGTTCATAAATTAAATTCTGAAATCTCTACTATCAATCTTCTAAATTCCTTGATTCAACTTCTAAATTCTCTTCTAATTCTCTTATTAGTTTTCAATCAAACCCTCCAAACTATACAATTTGATATAGAAAAAGTTAGGCTTACAAATACAAGGTGTTTGTTAGAAGATCACAAAGAATTATTTGGTAAAATTCTTTTGATTTTTTTACCATTGTGTGTTGACGTAATGAAAAGGACGAATGCATTATGCAAGAGATATCTCAAGTTTTTTCACCAAAAAGACAATTAGAGAAAATGAGGCTAAAGGTCAGGCAAGTGAACCTCCTCTTGCTCCCCTCTTGCTCCTGAAATAATTCTCCCTCCACCTCAAATAAGCGCACAAAGCTCTTCTCCATCTGTGAATGTTCCTGAAGCTGCACTTAATGTTTTGACTCTTGCTCATGATAAAAGGAAAAAAATGAGAGAATTTCATCCTAATGAAAGGGATTTAGTGAGAAGAACATACATACAACGAGGGCCTTACCAACCGAAAGATTATgtgtttcctaaaatatatttCAGAGAATTTTATAAATTCTATTAGAGAAGATGAGAGATTTTGGAATTTAAAGAATCATGGGGAGCTCTCTGTGAAACTTGTTGAAATAGGAAAGGATAAAACTCATCCAAGTATCTACTTATTACTGAAACTCGTGTTAATTCTCCCCATTACAACGGCAAGTGTTGAAAGAGTTTTTTCAGGAATGACGCAAGTGAAAGATAAATTACGTAATAGCATGGGAGATCAAATGTTGAATGATTGTTTAATTACATATCAAGAGagggatttatttttaaatgttaagttGAATGATATTGTAGATCGCTATCAAAACATGAAAAGTCGTCGAGAtcaattataatttttgaagctTTCTATTATATAAATCAGTTTTTTCCTCTATTACTTTATTGATATTAAATTAGGGACACACCATATGTAAAATCCTGTATCCGCCACTGCGTTCACGGATCAGTAGTTTCAATGACCGGCTCGGCACGACACGGACCGTTTATTTATACGGGTCGTTCACGAGTTTTGTTATAAGTAAACTGGCCCGTCAAAAATTCGTCACGGCATGTACGGTCCGTTCGTTTGGCCGGCTCTAGTCGTGAGTTTGGGACTCATGCACATATACAGAACATTAAAATTGTTTTTTCTTCTAAAAATGACTCTACTCCTATAGATATGTCATTTGACATGTACGGTCCGTTCGTTTGGCCGGCTCTAGTCGTGAGTTTGAGACTCATGCACATATACAGAACATTAAAATTGTTTTTTCTTCTAAGAATGACTCTACTGCTATAGTTATGTCATTTGACATCGACTTTTAGCCTCTGCCTCTTTCAAATTCAACCATTTGTTTCGTGTGTTCTATTAAAATTCATTAGCTTAAGACATCGACTTTTAGCTACTGTCTAAGCTATTCTTAGATATTGATTTTCTTGAAATTTATAATAGACAACGACTACTTTTAAATCGATTTCCGAAAAAAGTTTTAAcattgtttttaaaaaaatcaatgtTAAACGATCCTTATCAATGTTAAAGCACCGCCGTTATATCTACTTTTTTTAATAGTGtcattaaatttaattaaaagcTAGTCTATGTATAAAGAAATCTTTAAGGTCTTACTATTATTAAGTGCAACATGATTGCGAGTGTTGAATAAATGCATGATTATGATTTTGTTCAATTGACTATGCACATTGATTATAAGGGGGTCGGAATTTTTTTTCCCAACTAATCAACACATACTTAAAATAAATCATATATCAGAATAATGTATTGTTTACAAGATTATTAGCCTATAGAGTTGTCTGTGAACGAATTCAAACTCAGCTCGGTTCAACTCGATTCATTAAGAACTCGAGCTCGAGCAAAAAATGTGCTTGTTAAGAAAAAGAGTTCGATCCGAGCATTTGACATGTTCTGCTCTAGTTCTTCTCCAAATATAAACTCAAGGATATTCAATATCCTTGTATTTTTCAACCATTTTTTGCAAGATCAGGATTAtcttttaaattttgaaaattagcTTTGGGTCTTAGGTCAACTCTATAGTTAAAAAGCTAATCTTCAAGTAATTAGAAGACATATATGATCAAATTCTCAACAATAAAATTTTACAAGTTAAACTAATTTTACCTTATCAAAAACTGATAAAGAATTATGTGGATTAAGGCATGATAGATATGAAATCAATTTTATATAAATTCTATCAAAATCAAAATTAACTTTAAAGTGGGGTTAAGAGATTTAACTAAAAATATTTGTTTAATACCTATtcataattttttctttttttttcatcTGCTCATAACGTCTATTATAACTTGTAACTCATATTTTTTTAAAACGAAACAagtataatttttatatataaattttgcTCCAATGAAAAAAAAATAACATAAAAAACTTTATGTCGGGGGCAATTTATTCTTTTTGCAAAAATTAAAAAAGGGTTTAACTTTTATacaatttaaatataaatatataactaaaCTAAAAATTGAACGGGATGAGAAAAATGGCCCTTAATATCATAAAGTAGGAATAAATAGCCCAAAATATCACAACCAGACC from Apium graveolens cultivar Ventura chromosome 5, ASM990537v1, whole genome shotgun sequence includes the following:
- the LOC141661669 gene encoding cytochrome P450 85A-like, giving the protein MDPEVNKYILLNEAKGLVPGYPKAMNNILGKNNIGAVHASPHKILRGSLLSLIAPTLIKDSLLPKIDKTIRYVVNGLDGKTIDIQEKSEEMAYLVSFSQIFSNIEPSSSLYNVLKSEFDKLTLGTLSLPIHFPGTNYYKGLKSSKNILRIVSKIIEERRVASAPPLKDQLNELLGIIDSKYELSDEDVINQIITLLYSGYETVSTTTMMVLKYLHDHPKALQELRDEHFRIREGKKPDEPIKWDEYKSMTFTRAVIFEATRLITVVNGVLRRTIEDVELSGFVIPKGWKIYVYTREINYDPFLYPEPFTFNPWRWMKDKSLESHKYNLLFGGGTRLCPGKELAIVKISLFLHYFVTSYRWEEVGEQKILRFPRVQAPDGLKIRVSGY